A region of Solanum dulcamara chromosome 7, daSolDulc1.2, whole genome shotgun sequence DNA encodes the following proteins:
- the LOC129894057 gene encoding 40S ribosomal protein S15a-5-like: protein MGRRILNDALRTIVNAEKRGFASAELQPVSNVIANFLQIMKYRGYIKDFQVHDPHRVGKISVQLLGRINDCRALTYRQDIKAATIENYKTRALPTRQWGYVVITTPNGVLDHEEAQRQNVGGQVLGYFY, encoded by the exons ATGGGGAGGAGAATATTGAACGACGCGTTGAGGACGATTGTGAATGCAGAAAAGAGAGGATTTGCTTCTGCTGAGCTACAACCCGTCTCCAATGTTATTGCTAATTTCctccaaatcatgaaatatCGAG GTTATATTAAAGACTTTCAAGTACACGATCCTCATAGAGTTGGTAAGATATCTGTTCAATTGCTTGGAAGGATCAATGATTGTCGAGCTCTCACCTATAGACAGGATATCAAGGCTGCAACCATTGAGAATTATAAAACACGTGCGCTTCCTACACGTCag TGGGGATATGTTGTAATTACAACACCAAATGGAGTTTTGGATCATGAAGAAGCTCAGCGGCAAAATGTGGGGGGACAAGTTCTTGGCTACTTTTATTGA
- the LOC129894056 gene encoding ESCRT-related protein CHMP1A produces MGNTEKLMNQIMELKFTSKSLQRQARKCEKDEKSEKLKVKKAIEKGNMDGARIYAENAIRKRSEQMNYLRLSSRLDAVVARLDTQAKMSTISKSMGNIVKSLESSLNTGNLQKMSETMDQFERQFVNMEVQAEFMESSMAGSTSLSTPEDQVNSLMHQVADDYGLEVSVGLPQAAGHAIPTKDSEKVDEDDLTRRLAELKARG; encoded by the coding sequence ATGGGAAACACAGAGAAATTAATGAACCAGATCATGGAGCTCAAGTTCACATCGAAGAGTCTTCAACGCCAAGCCCGAAAATGTGAGAAAGACGAAAAATCCGAGAAGCTTAAGGTGAAAAAGGCGATCGAGAAAGGGAATATGGACGGCGCTAGAATTTACGCAGAGAACGCAATCCGCAAGCGTAGCGAGCAGATGAATTATCTCCGTTTATCTTCTCGTCTCGACGCCGTTGTGGCTCGGCTCGATACTCAGGCGAAAATGAGCACAATCAGCAAGTCTATGGGAAATATCGTCAAATCACTCGAGTCCTCTCTTAATACCGGTAATCTCCAGAAGATGTCCGAGACGATGGACCAGTTCGAGCGCCAGTTTGTTAATATGGAAGTTCAAGCTGAATTTATGGAGAGTTCTATGGCTGGAAGTACCTCGCTGTCGACTCCGGAGGACCAGGTTAACAGTCTCATGCACCAGGTGGCCGATGACTATGGCCTTGAAGTCTCTGTAGGGCTTCCACAAGCAGCGGGTCATGCGATTCCTACTAAGGACAGTGAGAAAGTCGACGAGGACGATCTAACCAGGCGCCTTGCCGAGCTGAAGGCGCGTGGGTAA
- the LOC129894144 gene encoding uncharacterized protein LOC129894144 — translation MLKDKTEKPKLVNFVDGSPFAGYFLYLKGAIPSFVNSIRHLRLPSDTNSQFEDLNVMYGGSGKLGRGGVGAGRGGGVGKRNIQSSFQPPPLHRSSPSPARRIPVGSGAAAPRNRNMASGPTSSAPSNGAEETFSLVTGNPLNYAMIIRLAPDLVEEIKRVETEGGAARIKFDATANNSAGNVINVGSKDFRFTWSREPGDLCDIYEERQSGEDGNGLLVESGGAWRKLNVQRVLDESFTNHVKMRSEEAEKKLKSRKAIVLDHGNPSMKIQAKAMAAAEANPWKMGFKQKKEPPLKKRKAEPPPGGSYGSAYKSGSSATLNSKGKPSASPLSSPPGPSGAPASPFGNVNLLKDQIVVDNMIPTQTMIKATSSDKEIPGKAIANSLQDKVGRKSHTGTTSTDLRSMLISLLMENQSKGISLKALEKAVGDMLPNSAKQIEPILKKIAMYQAPGRYFLKPEVDIESFPKPAPESGSSPEDRCQPSSAPDKFDQLSAPQQVLRPKTDSGELEEGAVSDSKPQEASDAIENIDILHLSPDQSEGQANSSSSSDSDTESSDSGSDSGSQSRSRSKSVASGSSSDSESDASSNSKEASDEDVDIMSDDDKETNHKLRASEQLQCGTLDFEPGQFEVGEIEDLNVADIVDIEKDLPDSGQVAEMDVIPDSGPMRDDEKPVQEIRPLSSDWHEHKQSQVQMGKLPREAENVSYQNHSSEIESIDKDSFKHELSNSVQKSQKSKSKRVRDEKRSVDKGEKHKRVKTQNAIQQQSSGGRNSTFVESSHLSPDKPSEGPYKALHMQMEDTSSRDAAGDFGSQKSYNQAMSRKSASEFLQPDRRSVDFSARGKTPTGSERPIKQGESSGHTAKYTERNLQMNEGFLLQKDKVSKDSQDEYSIGSDKRERKNQKDGVGDQQRTSVDSNLNKYDSPLPGNSPKDNMGNTGKSSFINGRGHMLQRELSDLELGELREPPIQETAGLKKQVERKSSFKGENRLSSSDYWNFESSKGRTVDKNVADFRRSSPLQLSSAPSGTPDGLSKRRTPEWHAEDFSRSHQKVAQPQPQQHRPRINQNDIGSQYNQPVDVHSSRQVDEEGSLGTGQEVYADNRRKSSAGAREQHDLKHSVLPPSVKQNKGQKSSLAAEINDRHKDASLLGSCERHQRMQESSPDEMNSYSKYEKEEPELKGSIDNFAQYEEYVQEYREKYDSYCSINKILESYRNEFMKLGKELDASKGRDTKRFYDMLGQLKDSYRKCGPRHKRLKKIFIVLHEELKHLKQMIKDFAVSYARDR, via the exons ATGTTAAAAGACAAAACCGAAAAACCCAAATTAGTGAATTTCGTCGACGGCTCCCCTTTCGCTGGGTATTTTCTGTATCTCAAAGGTGCGATTCCCTCTTTCGTCAATTCCATTCGCCACTTACGACTCCCTTCGGATACCAACTCCCAATTTGAGGACCTGAACGTAATGTACGGAGGCTCCGGGAAGCTCGGCCGTGGAGGCGTAGGCGCCGGCCGTGGTGGCGGCGTCGGGAAGCGCAACATCCAGTCATCGTTCCAACCACCGCCTCTCCACAGGTCATCCCCTTCGCCGGCCCGCCGGATTCCAGTTGGCAGTGGAGCTGCTGCACCGCGCAACCGCAATATGGCCTCGGGTCCTACCTCCTCTGCTCCCTCTAATGGAGCCGAGGAGACTTTTAGCCTCGTCACTGGAAATCCTTTGAATTATGCCATGATAATTCGGCTGGCGCCAGACCTAGTGGAGGAGATCAAGCGAGTGGAAACTGAGGGAGGTGCAGCCAGGATCAAGTTTGATGCCACTGCTAATAATTCCGCTGGAAAT GTCATTAATGTTGGTAGTAAAGACTTCAGATTCACATGGTCGCGTGAACCGGGAGATCTATGTGATATATATGAAGAACGTCAAAGTGGTGAAGATGGAAATGGTTTGCTTGTCGAGTCAGGTGGTGCTTGGCGAAAATTGAATGTACAACGTGTTCTGGATGAATCTTTTACAAACCATGTTAAAATGCGGTCAGAAGAAGCTGAGAAGAAGCTTAAATCACGAAA AGCCATTGTTTTGGACCATGGCAATCCATCTATGAAGATTCAGGCGAAGGCAATGGCTGCAGCTGAAG CTAATCCATGGAAGATGGGTTTCAAGCAAAAGAAAGAGCCTCCTTTAAAAAAACGCAAGGCAGAACCACCTCCAG GGGGATCTTACGGATCTGCTTACAAATCTGGCTCGTCTGCAACATTAAATTCAAAGGGAAAGCCTTCTGCTTCTCCTTTATCTTCTCCACCTGGACCATCTGGCGCTCCAGCATCTCCATTTGGCAATGTCAATCTCTTGAAGGACCAAATTGTTGTGGACAATATGATACCCACTCAAACAATGATTAAAGCTACTAGCTCAGACAAAGAAATTCCTGGCAAGGCGATCGCAAATTCTTTACAGGATAAAGTAGGACGTAAAAGTCATACAGGCACTACATCCACTGATCTGCGTAGCATGTTGATTTCTCTACTTATGGAGAACCAATCCAAGGGGATTAGTCTTAAG GCACTGGAAAAAGCTGTTGGAGACATGCTTCCGAACTCAGCCAAGCAAATTGAGCCCATTCTAAAAAAG ATTGCTATGTACCAAGCTCCAGGAAGATACTTCTTGAAACCGGAAGTGGATATAGAAAGTTTCCCGAAACCTGCCCCTGAAAGTGGAAG TTCTCCTGAAGATCGTTGTCAGCCATCATCTGCCCCTGATAAATTTGATCAACTATCTGCTCCGCAGCAAGTCTTGCGTCCAAAAACTGATAGTGGTGAGTTAGAAGAGGGGGCAGTGAGTGATTCTAAACCTCAAGAAGCATCTGATGCCATTGAAAACATTGATATCCTCCATCTTTCACCTGATCAAAGTGAAGGGCAGGCTAATAGCTCTAGCTCTAGCGATAGTGATACTGAGAGCAGCGATAGTGGAAGTGATAGTGGAAGTCAGAGTAGAAGCCGAAGTAAAAGCGTGGCCAGTGGGAGTAGTAGTGACAGTGAAAGTGATGCTTCTTCTAATAGTAAGGAGGCATCTGATGAGGATGTCGATATCATGAGTGATGATGACAAAGAGACGAATCATAAACTGCGAGCTTCTGAACAGCTTCAATGTGGAACTTTGGACTTTGAGCCAGGTCAATTTGAGGTGGGTGAGATTGAAGATCTTAATGTTGCTGATATTGTGGATATTGAGAAGGACTTGCCTGACAGTGGCCAAGTAGCTGAAATGGATGTTATTCCTGACTCGGGTCCTATGAGAGATGATGAAAAACCTGTTCAAGAGATCAGACCTTTGTCATCTGATTGGCATGAGCATAAACAAAGCCAGGTCCAAATGGGGAAGCTTCCTCGTGAAGCAGAAAATGTTAGTTACCAAAACCATTCTAGTGAAATTGAAAGCATTGACAAGGATAGCTTCAAGCATGAGCTGTCTAATAGCgtccaaaaatctcaaaaaagtAAATCTAAAAGAGTGCGTGATGAAAAACGTTCAGTTGATAAAGGTGAAAAGCATAAGAGAGTAAAAACTCAGAACGCTATTCAGCAACAAAGTTCTGGGGGTAGGAACTCTACTTTTGTGGAGAGTTCACACTTATCTCCTGATAAGCCTTCAGAAGGGCCTTATAAGGCCCTTCATATGCAGATGGAAGACACATCTTCCAGAGATGCTGCTGGGGATTTTGGTTCACAAAAAAGTTACAATCAGGCCATGTCTAGAAAGTCTGCTTCTGAATTTTTGCAGCCAGACCGGAGATCTGTTGATTTCTCTGCAAGGGGCAAAACTCCGACTGGTTCTGAGAGGCCAATTAAACAAGGTGAAAGCTCAGGGCATACTGCTAAGTACACTGAAAGAAACCTTCAAATGAATGAAGGGTTCCTCTTACAGAAGGACAAGGTTAGTAAAGACTCACAAGATGAATACAGCATTGGTAGTGAtaaaagggaaagaaaaaatcaaaaagatGGTGTTGGGGACCAGCAAAGAACATCAGTTGATTCAAACCTCAATAAGTATGATAGCCCATTGCCAGGAAACTCTCCAAAGGATAATATGGGTAATACGGGGAAATCTTCTTTCATTAATGGGCGTGGGCACATGCTTCAAAGAGAGCTCTCAGACTTGGAGTTAGGAGAACTTCGGGAGCCTCCAATACAGGAAACAGCTGGTTTGAAAAAGCAGGTTGAGAGGAAAAGTTCATTTAAAGGAGAGAATAGACTATCAAGTTCAGATTATTGGAATTTTGAGTCAAGTAAAGGAAGAACTGTTGATAAGAATGTAGCAGACTTTAGAAGATCATCTCCTCTTCAGTTGAGCTCTGCGCCTTCTGGCACTCCAGATGGCTTATCTAAGAGGAGGACCCCTGAATGGCATGCTGAAGATTTTTCAAGATCTCACCAAAAGGTTGCACAACCTCAGCCTCAACAGCACCGTCCTAGAATTAATCAGAACGATATTGGGTCCCAATATAACCAACCAGTGGACGTGCATAGTAGTAGGCAAGTTGACGAAGAAGGGAGCTTAGGGACTGGTCAGGAGGTCTATGCAGACAATCGCAGAAAATCATCTGCTGGTGCACGAGAACAACATGATCTAAAACATAGTGTACTTCCTCCATCGGTCAAGCAGAACAAAGGGCAAAAGTCCAGTTTGGCCGCTGAGATCAATGATAGGCATAAGGATGCTTCTTTGCTGGGGAGCTGTGAACGTCATCAAAGGATGCAAGAGTCTTCTCCTGATGAGATGAATTCGTACTCCAAGTATGAAAAGGAGGAACCAGAACTGAAGGGATCAATAGATAATTTTGCCCA GTATGAAGAGTATGTGCAGGAGTATCGGGAAAAGTATGATAGTTATTGCTCGATAAACAAAATATTGGAGTCCTACAG GAATGAGTTCATGAAACTCGGGAAGGAGCTTGATGCTTCTAAAGGAAGAGACACAAAAAGATTCTATGACATGTTGGGACAGTTGAAAGATTCTTATCGCAAATGTGGAcca AGACATAAAagattgaagaaaatatttattgtgCTTCATGAGGAATTGAAG CATTTGAAGCAGATGATCAAAGACTTTGCTGTTTCATATGCCAGAGACCGGTAA